CGATGTCACCATCGAGGGGCTAAGGGTGAAACTCAAGATCAGGGAAGCATTAGCCCTTCCAGCCCTTGGCAGCTTGATCAGCTACATAGCTAGCAACATCTACAATCTGATCCTTAGACAGGCGACCACCAAAGGCAGGCATCGCGTTCTTGCCGTTCGTAACTTGATAGGCGATCGCAGCTACGGGATCCTCATCGTACTTATCCAAGTACTTAGACAATGCATCCGCCTTCAATGTCTTGTTAGCCATAATGACATTGGCTCCGCCCATGTGACAAGCAGCGCAGTTGGCACCGAAAATTTTGGCACCATTCGCTAAGTCTGCCGCCAGAGCAGGACGACTAAAAGCAACGGAAACAACGGCGATCGCTGCCAGAACGATGGACACAACCTTACTCAACGCTTTCAACACAGTTCTCCTCTTATAAACAATCACTACGATCTCTCATCTATATTGTGCCTTACGTAGGATCCTTATAGAACCAATACACAAGCCTAATCTAGGTTACAGTCAAAAAAAAACTAGCACAAGTACTGGATATACTTTGCGGTATTTTTTCAGCAGGTCGGCAGTTGGTTACGAATGTTAACATTCTGGAGTTGTAGGAAGCAGTGGCCACGATCGTTCAACAGTTAATGAAACCACTCCCGTCGCTGATTACCCTAGCAGAGTACAACTAGCAACCAGTAGCTAATTCAATGCACCTAACCGTATATTGAAGCGACGAACCTATGAGAGGACAACGTCATTGGTTTCAGATGGCTATCCAATTGCGGGGATCAGTCATTCCTGCAATTTTGCCTCGAACAGTCATCTGTGGCTTGTTTGGAGTTTTGATTTCACTCCTGCATCACTATCAGTTCCCAGTATCCCAGCCAGCCCTCGGTAGCGTGATCCCCAGTATTGTATTGGGTCTGCTGCTTGTCTTTCGCACTAACACTGCCTATGAGCGTTTTTGGGAAGGTCGCAAAGCTTGGGGGCAACTCGTCAATACTTCACGCAATCTAGCCCGACAGATTTGGGTCGCCGTGCCTGCTCACAACTCTACGGAGTATCAGCAAAAGATTGCTGCCCTCAAGCTACTGGTTGCCTTTGCGGTCTGCACCAAGCTGCATCTCCGCCAACAGCGGGTGAATGCTGAAGTAGAGGTTTTAGTAAGCACTCAACAATTCCGACAACTTCAGGATATGAACAACCCTCCCCTAGAGGTAGCCCTGTGGTTAGGTGATTATTTACAGCAGCAACATGCTCGTAACTACATTAGTAGTCAACAACTTACTGCCATGCATGAACTGCTGAATGTTTTGGTAGATGCCCTTGGAGCTTGCGAGCGCATTCTGAAAACGCCTATGCCCCTAGCCTATGCCATTCACCTCAAGCAATTACTGATCATCTACTGTTTGTTATTGCCCTTTCAACTGGTAGGGCAGCTAGGATGGCTGACTGGGTTTACGGTTGCCTTAGTTAGTTTCACCCTATTAGGCATTGAGGAGATTGGTCTAGAAATTGAGAACCCATTTGGCAATGATCCCAATGATCTACCCATAGACACAATTTGTGCCACGATGCTCCGTAATATTGAAGACTTGATCAAGGTTGGGGATACTCAGCACGTAGCGATCGACAACCCAGATGTTACTTTGAGAGCCTGATTTCTCAGGTCATTTTGGGTTTGTTGCTCCAAAACTAGGCAACAGCAATATTACTGATCATTAACAAAAATCCTACGGATAGGTCAGTCAAGGTGATGTATGGGTAAGCGAGCCTCGCTAGAGGGTTGTTGTAATATGCTTGCCTAGAGGAGCTTTAAGTAATGACTGGACTGCCACTGTTCGCGATCGGACTCTTGCCATCAGATCCGTCACTAGTACCGTATCCAACTACCAGTCCCCCAACTTCCTACCCAACTCAGTCCTCCAGAGTAACTATCCCTGAACCTCTCCAGCTTGCCAATAACCCTGCCTCCTATCCTCACATTTCTTCACCCGAACCCATCGCAGTGCCCATAAGTCAA
This genomic stretch from Cyanobacteriota bacterium harbors:
- a CDS encoding c-type cytochrome, giving the protein MSKVVSIVLAAIAVVSVAFSRPALAADLANGAKIFGANCAACHMGGANVIMANKTLKADALSKYLDKYDEDPVAAIAYQVTNGKNAMPAFGGRLSKDQIVDVASYVADQAAKGWKG